The Drosophila ananassae strain 14024-0371.13 unplaced genomic scaffold, ASM1763931v2 tig00000195, whole genome shotgun sequence DNA window TTTTGGATACCCTTGCCGTTGGGTCAGAACATGAAGACACTCTTGTGCCTCTCGGATTTCGGCGGTACTGATTTCAGTTGGCAAGACCGTAGATGGTACCTTGCAACGCCTTAGGAACCGCAGGACATAAACGGTCACCCGGAGGGCACGACTTAGGTCTGAAAAACGATCTATGTAATCCTCCGATGGTGGCAACTTAGCCAAGTTGCATTTGATAGGACGCTGCTCAAGTTCTGTCTCAGGTACGGATTCTATTGGAGTAGGCCATTGCTCCTTAGGAAGCTGTAGCCATTGTGGGCCATTCCACCACAAGTTACTTGAGGCGAGATCCTGTGGAGCCACGCCTCTACTAGCCAAGTCAGCTGGATTGAATTCAGACCGCACGTGAGACCACTTCCCAGCATCTACGGACTGTGTAATCTTGGCAATTCTGTTTGCCACAAAACATGTCCAGGTACATGGCGGTTTGCTTAACCATGCTAGCACTATCGTGGAGTCCGTCCAGTAGAATGTGTCGAAGTCATCAGGAGGGAGTTGTGGAACAACCGATTGGAATAACTCAGCCAGAAGAACTGCACCGCATAATTCAAGGCGTGGTATGGACATGGTCTttactggagccacgcgagtTTTAGCGGTCAAAAGAGAAATAGAAACCTCCTGAGCGTGTTCAATTCGGACATAGATCGCGGCTCCATATGCTTGCTGCGATGCATCGCAGAAGCCGTGATATTGAACTTTGGATTGTGGACCAAATTTCACCCATCTCGGAATTCGGATTTGGTTTATAGTAGGATAGCTCATAAGAAATTCGTTCCATTTTCCCATGAGCTCAGCAGGGAGTGGATCGTCCCAACCCAGCTGCTGGAGCCAAATCTCCTGCATAAAGATTTTTGCTCGGATCACGAAAGGTGCCAGCCATCCTGCCGGGTCAAAAAGTCTTGCAATTTGGGACAGTACCTCCCGTTTACTGAGGACTGCCTTTGGAGTAATATCGGACGGGACGAAGAAAAATTCATCTTTATTTGCCTGCCAACGAATCCCGAGAGTTTTGGCAGTGCTCTGATCATCTAGCTCTAAGAAACCCTCTCTTAGCAAGTGATCTTTAGGAATGTCCTTGAGAATGCACTTGGAGTTGGACGTCCACTTGCGCAACGGAAATCCTGCGCTCCTGAGCGCCGCACGTAGCTGTTCAATAGCTACACCAGCAGATTGCTTTGTGTGCGCCCCAGCCAGTACGTCATCTACGAACATAGAAGTAGAAATAATTTCACTTGCCAATGGAAAAGTCGTTCTCACATCTTTCGCCAACTGCTGCAATACTCTTATTGCAAGGAACGGAGCACAATTTACTCCAAATGTGACTGTTTTGAGTTCATAATCACAGATTTGGTCATTTGCATCACGAAACAGGATTCTTTGGAATGGAGTGTGCTCTGGAGCAACGAGAATTTGTCGGTACATTTTCGTAATGTCGGCATTGAAAACGAAGCGAAAGAACCGCCAGCGTAAGACCTGCAAAGTCAAATCGGACTGTAACACAGGCCCTGGATGAAGGATATCATTCAGGCTCTTTCCATTGGAAGTAGGGCAGGAAGCATTGAATACTACACGAACCTTGGTAGTAGTGCTATCTGGCTTAAAAACGGCGTGATGAGGCAAGTAGAAATTCTTCCCACTGGAGTCTGGAACGATTGGAGACATATGCCGCTGGTCTAAGTAATCCCTGATTACTGCTTCATATTCTTCTTTAAGAGttggattttttctcaaacGGCTTTCGTTCTTTAGGAATTGAGCCAATGCTATGGATCTTGAATGCCCTAGATCAATCCGATCACAACTTCGGAATGGTAGGGTGACGACATATCTCCCAGTGTCATCTCTCCTTGTTGTTTGCACAAAGTTCTTCTCACAGAAAGAATCGGACTCTTTTACCGGCTTCCCTGGAAGATCCTCCACCTCCCAAAACTTTGTGAGAAGTTTCTCGAGTTTAGCTTCAGAGCTTATCGAGACCTTTGTGGAAAAGTTCGAAATGGATTTTGGCACGGCCTTGGAGACTGGCCCACTCAGGATCCAGCCAAATACTGTTTCCTGACCTAACAGAGTGCCACAGATCTTTGTCCTCGAGCCACTCAGAAGAATAGACGGAAGAATATCCGCCCCAATCAGCAGATCAATTTGTGAGCTCTGGAAAAACGAAGGATCAGCCCATGTAAAACTGGGAAGGTCCTTTAACTGCTCCTTTGGTATGGAGCTTGAAGGCAACTTTCCGGATAGAAGTGGCACGACAAATGCTTCTGCCTCAATGTGTAGTCTAGGTTTTATTGGCGACCCAA harbors:
- the LOC123258335 gene encoding uncharacterized protein LOC123258335, whose protein sequence is MINVCHLGVTYTARALLDSGSEATFISERLFRILKLPYQSVQARVSGLNQAVAAQSTKMCHFQIGSPIKPRLHIEAEAFVVPLLSGKLPSSSIPKEQLKDLPSFTWADPSFFQSSQIDLLIGADILPSILLSGSRTKICGTLLGQETVFGWILSGPVSKAVPKSISNFSTKVSISSEAKLEKLLTKFWEVEDLPGKPVKESDSFCEKNFVQTTRRDDTGRYVVTLPFRSCDRIDLGHSRSIALAQFLKNESRLRKNPTLKEEYEAVIRDYLDQRHMSPIVPDSSGKNFYLPHHAVFKPDSTTTKVRVVFNASCPTSNGKSLNDILHPGPVLQSDLTLQVLRWRFFRFVFNADITKMYRQILVAPEHTPFQRILFRDANDQICDYELKTVTFGVNCAPFLAIRVLQQLAKDVRTTFPLASEIISTSMFVDDVLAGAHTKQSAGVAIEQLRAALRSAGFPLRKWTSNSKCILKDIPKDHLLREGFLELDDQSTAKTLGIRWQANKDEFFFVPSDITPKAVLSKREVLSQIARLFDPAGWLAPFVIRAKIFMQEIWLQQLGWDDPLPAELMGKWNEFLMSYPTINQIRIPRWVKFGPQSKVQYHGFCDASQQAYGAAIYVRIEHAQEVSISLLTAKTRVAPVKTMSIPRLELCGAVLLAELFQSVVPQLPPDDFDTFYWTDSTIVLAWLSKPPCTWTCFVANRIAKITQSVDAGKWSHVRSEFNPADLASRGVAPQDLASSNLWWNGPQWLQLPKEQWPTPIESVPETELEQRPIKCNLAKLPPSEDYIDRFSDLSRALRVTVYVLRFLRRCKVPSTVLPTEISTAEIREAQECLHVLTQRQGYPKEYSCLLKKQQIPSSSPLKNLNPFLDHRGVLRASGRLVASDTLSYDERHPIIIPYSSPWARLLVRFTHRISLHGESQLLMRLIRSKYWIPKLKTLLKATISACKVCLIYRKRLQTQLMGELPAERATFSRPFTHTGVDFAGPFEIKNYTGRACLITKGYVCVFVCFSTKAIHLEATSDLTSEKFLAAFARLAGRRGCPQKLYSDNGKTFVGASAIITRDFLQATREMVTAHYSHQNLSWYFNPPSAPHMGGLWEAGVKSFKAHFYKSASSVKYTFEELSTLLIKIEACLNSRPISPMSEDPTDLLALTPGHFLIGGPLLALAEPEIKANAVSIINRWQRLKGLHQQFCVRWKEEYLKELHKRNKWQSPTTNLQVDDMVIIKEDNLPTNEWRLGRIQKVCPGADDKVRVVDVLTSRGVIQKMAPHPKAQKPNYPPQGIASYRCRVCRGVHALRKCQQFLKLTAEKRLRAVLINKYCSNCLAHEHSGRSCRSAGKCRLCQRDHHTLLHLHNEGGRRRRSLQRSRSSRMRSPSRSPHRHPLGRSDSDLGVEPLSSARPSSPAALQEDQRGAYTTTLSTLLQHKATSVLPTAEVVIHTGVKRFELKALIDPCCPTSRINASLARSLGLSVTSVGTDGVCTARLQSIRGPLDEEVIFHVDSQLQQSLALADERWFRPSTIFLVLGAEVYPHIIRSGFIAGHRGSPVAQNSAFGWILSGPCGH